The proteins below are encoded in one region of Segatella copri:
- a CDS encoding response regulator: MEKNKVLIVDDISENIETISEMIKDFDIDVKTANGGKEAIELIDSFKPDVILLDLMMPHVNGWDVIDHVRSKYSKNEMAIIVVSLLSNKDNIDECYELGVNDYITKPIIKARLTSSLDAHLSSLARG; the protein is encoded by the coding sequence ATGGAAAAGAACAAAGTGCTAATCGTCGATGATATTTCAGAAAATATTGAAACTATCTCTGAAATGATAAAGGACTTTGACATCGACGTGAAAACTGCAAATGGCGGAAAAGAAGCCATTGAACTGATTGACTCATTCAAGCCGGACGTGATACTGCTCGACTTGATGATGCCACATGTAAATGGGTGGGACGTAATAGACCATGTACGCTCTAAATACTCGAAAAACGAAATGGCCATCATCGTGGTTTCCCTGTTAAGCAACAAGGATAATATTGATGAGTGCTATGAGCTTGGAGTAAACGACTACATCACAAAGCCTATCATCAAAGCCCGTCTCACCAGTTCGCTAGACGCTCATCTAAGCAGTCTTGCAAGAGGCTAA
- the pflA gene encoding pyruvate formate-lyase-activating protein yields the protein MHKGFVHSIESFGSVDGPGIRFLIFLQGCPMRCQFCHNPDSWKMGVGEEWSADDLLDKAERFKSYWGDKGGITVSGGEALMQIDFLIELFEKAHQRGINTCLDTSAQPFRKEGAFFDKFERLMTVTDTVLLDIKHINDEEHRKLTRHSNVNILDCARYLSEIHKPVWIRHVLIPGITDKDEYLNQLRDFLSTLSNIERIDVLPYHTMGIYKYEKLGIAYPLEGIDPPTSDRIAHAEAILQEAL from the coding sequence ATGCATAAGGGTTTTGTACACAGCATAGAGAGCTTTGGTTCTGTAGATGGACCAGGCATCAGATTTTTGATTTTCCTGCAGGGGTGTCCGATGCGCTGCCAGTTCTGCCATAACCCGGATTCATGGAAGATGGGAGTAGGAGAGGAATGGAGTGCCGATGATCTGCTGGATAAGGCAGAGCGATTCAAGAGTTATTGGGGGGACAAGGGCGGTATTACCGTAAGTGGTGGAGAAGCCCTGATGCAGATAGACTTTCTCATCGAACTTTTCGAGAAAGCCCATCAGCGTGGCATCAACACTTGTCTTGATACATCAGCGCAACCCTTCCGAAAAGAGGGTGCTTTCTTCGATAAATTCGAGCGTCTGATGACCGTCACAGATACTGTTCTTCTTGATATCAAGCATATCAACGATGAAGAGCATCGTAAACTCACCCGCCATTCTAATGTAAACATACTGGATTGTGCACGATATTTAAGCGAGATACACAAACCAGTATGGATTCGTCACGTCCTGATTCCAGGTATTACCGACAAGGATGAATACCTCAATCAGTTGCGCGATTTTCTCTCAACACTCTCTAATATTGAGCGAATAGATGTCTTACCCTATCATACGATGGGTATCTACAAGTATGAGAAACTAGGTATTGCCTACCCGCTGGAAGGCATAGATCCTCCTACTAGTGATCGCATAGCTCATGCAGAAGCAATCTTGCAAGAGGCACTTTAG
- a CDS encoding thiamine phosphate synthase, producing the protein MNKSLALAHFQTSFQFITHQNERFSYLEGAYLALIGGCDWVQLRMKGATDEEVEPIARKLKLACEGAGATFILDDRVELVKKLQIDGVHLGKNDMPVDEARKLLGEEFIIGGTANTFDDIRRLHEQGADYIGCGPFRYTTTKEKLSPVLGIEGYRQIIEQMRENKISLPMVAIGGLTPDDIDPLAELGIGVAMSGTILNAENPVTMTRQIHDKCFGLFIENLNHYFENQ; encoded by the coding sequence ATGAACAAGTCTTTAGCATTAGCTCATTTTCAGACGAGCTTTCAGTTTATCACGCATCAGAACGAGCGCTTCTCTTATCTCGAAGGTGCCTATCTGGCACTTATCGGAGGATGTGATTGGGTTCAGCTTCGCATGAAGGGGGCTACCGATGAAGAGGTAGAGCCTATAGCCCGTAAGTTAAAGTTGGCTTGCGAGGGTGCCGGTGCAACTTTTATCCTAGACGACCGTGTAGAACTGGTGAAGAAGTTACAGATAGATGGTGTACATCTTGGCAAGAACGATATGCCGGTTGATGAGGCCCGTAAGCTCCTGGGTGAAGAATTCATTATCGGAGGAACAGCCAATACATTTGATGATATTCGCCGTTTGCATGAACAGGGGGCTGATTATATCGGTTGCGGTCCGTTCCGCTATACTACTACCAAGGAGAAACTCTCTCCGGTGTTGGGTATAGAAGGTTACCGCCAGATTATTGAGCAGATGAGGGAGAATAAAATCTCTCTGCCTATGGTAGCCATCGGAGGTTTGACTCCAGACGATATAGATCCGCTTGCAGAATTGGGCATCGGTGTGGCAATGAGCGGTACCATCCTGAATGCGGAGAACCCTGTTACCATGACTCGTCAGATTCATGACAAGTGTTTCGGATTATTCATAGAAAATCTCAATCATTATTTTGAGAATCAGTAG
- a CDS encoding nucleotide sugar dehydrogenase translates to MINKSFEFKIGVIGLGYVGTPLACLFSKKYDTWGYDIKAEKVAKLAKSTMEDNRPVSKALEQGLKLTSNIDDLKKCNVYIIAVPTPVNKSNKPDISCVRNATAEVGKILKEGDIVVYESTVYPGLTEEVCAPLLASTSGLKLNQSFFVGFSPERINPGDTVHTIENIVKVTSGSTPEAAAIIDSLYASVLTHGTYKAKSIKIAEACKLMENCQRDIQIAFFNEMEKIFDKMNINIEDVTAAASTKWNFVPATPGLVGGHCIAVDPYYLINKAQEVDVVPSLLSTAREVNEQMAVWMAGKIKNASESRKFKAPETNVLILGFSFKPDSDDIRNTKVADLYINLVGAGYKTTLYDPLVDVKEVKEEYNIKVTDDPKVLEKEYQIVVIGTHHKMFDSIDMNNLITDKGFMCDIYGIHKPRN, encoded by the coding sequence ATGATAAACAAGTCTTTTGAGTTTAAGATTGGAGTAATAGGTTTGGGGTATGTTGGTACTCCACTGGCATGCTTATTCTCAAAGAAATACGATACATGGGGTTATGACATCAAAGCTGAGAAGGTAGCCAAGTTAGCCAAAAGCACGATGGAAGACAACAGACCTGTATCCAAAGCTTTGGAACAGGGACTGAAACTGACCAGCAATATTGATGACCTGAAGAAGTGTAACGTGTATATCATCGCTGTACCGACACCGGTGAACAAATCGAACAAGCCAGACATCAGTTGCGTGCGCAATGCTACAGCTGAGGTTGGCAAGATTCTGAAAGAAGGTGATATCGTAGTCTACGAGAGTACCGTTTACCCAGGTCTGACAGAAGAGGTCTGCGCCCCATTACTGGCATCTACATCTGGATTGAAATTGAACCAGAGTTTCTTTGTAGGCTTCTCGCCAGAGCGCATCAACCCGGGCGATACTGTTCATACCATCGAGAACATCGTGAAGGTTACCAGCGGTTCTACACCCGAAGCAGCAGCTATCATCGACAGCCTCTATGCTTCAGTACTTACCCATGGCACCTACAAGGCGAAGAGTATCAAAATAGCAGAGGCATGTAAACTGATGGAGAACTGCCAGAGAGACATACAGATAGCCTTCTTCAATGAGATGGAAAAGATTTTCGACAAGATGAACATCAACATTGAAGACGTAACGGCGGCAGCTAGCACAAAATGGAACTTCGTGCCAGCTACTCCAGGACTCGTTGGCGGTCACTGCATCGCGGTAGACCCATACTACCTGATTAACAAGGCACAGGAGGTTGACGTGGTACCATCGCTGCTCTCTACAGCCCGCGAGGTTAACGAGCAGATGGCGGTATGGATGGCTGGAAAGATAAAGAATGCATCTGAAAGCAGAAAGTTCAAGGCTCCGGAGACTAACGTGCTGATCCTCGGCTTCTCGTTCAAGCCAGACAGCGATGATATCAGAAACACAAAAGTAGCCGATCTCTATATCAACCTGGTAGGAGCAGGTTACAAAACCACACTCTACGATCCATTGGTAGATGTAAAGGAAGTAAAAGAAGAATATAACATCAAGGTGACAGATGATCCTAAAGTTCTGGAAAAAGAGTATCAGATTGTGGTAATCGGTACTCATCACAAGATGTTCGACAGTATCGACATGAACAATCTAATCACTGATAAAGGATTCATGTGCGACATCTACGGCATTCACAAGCCAAGAAACTAG
- a CDS encoding epoxyqueuosine reductase QueH yields MKIPVEEQYKYVKLTLPDGSKAEGQAVLLHACCAPCSAAIVECMLRNGMKPTVYFSNSNIYPQQEYDVRKHELKRFLEAQNVPYVEDEYDHQEWLSVIKGLEDEPERGSRCSVCFQFRLSHAAKYAQVHGFHLLTTTLASSRWKNIKQIDTAGHLAVEAYPDVEWWDMNWRKGGLQNRRGELLRINEFYNQLYCGCEFSMR; encoded by the coding sequence ATGAAGATTCCTGTAGAAGAACAATATAAATACGTAAAACTTACTCTCCCGGATGGAAGCAAGGCTGAAGGTCAGGCTGTCTTGTTGCATGCCTGTTGTGCACCTTGTTCGGCGGCTATCGTAGAATGTATGCTTCGTAATGGCATGAAGCCTACTGTATATTTCAGTAACAGTAATATCTATCCTCAGCAGGAGTATGATGTACGCAAACATGAACTGAAACGATTCCTGGAAGCCCAGAATGTACCTTATGTAGAGGATGAGTATGACCATCAGGAGTGGCTTTCTGTTATCAAGGGTTTAGAGGATGAGCCCGAGCGTGGCAGCCGTTGTTCTGTCTGCTTTCAGTTCCGCCTCTCTCATGCAGCCAAGTATGCGCAGGTGCATGGATTTCACCTTCTTACTACCACGTTGGCATCTTCGCGCTGGAAGAATATCAAACAGATAGATACTGCCGGTCATCTTGCCGTTGAGGCTTATCCTGATGTAGAATGGTGGGATATGAATTGGCGGAAGGGCGGTTTGCAGAATCGCCGAGGTGAACTCTTGAGAATCAATGAATTCTATAATCAGTTATATTGTGGTTGCGAATTCAGTATGAGATAA
- a CDS encoding DUF6722 family protein has product MNLSKDGKRTLFAEASKFCLDIAKLVIGGVLLASIMKEDIDKVTLYMLGVLIVLFFTFLGFLFLIISKKIK; this is encoded by the coding sequence ATGAATTTATCAAAAGATGGGAAAAGGACTTTATTTGCTGAAGCGAGTAAGTTCTGTTTGGACATTGCTAAGTTAGTTATTGGTGGTGTTCTTCTGGCGAGCATCATGAAGGAAGATATAGATAAAGTAACTCTTTATATGTTAGGAGTTCTTATAGTCTTATTCTTTACCTTTTTGGGCTTCTTGTTTTTAATCATTTCTAAAAAGATAAAATAA
- a CDS encoding formate--tetrahydrofolate ligase encodes MLTDIEIAKSVKMRPINEVAAELGIHEDQVENYGRYIAKITTDKIDTNKFKNHHLILVTAISPTKAGNGKTTVSVGLALGMQKIGKKAVVALREPSLGPCFGMKGGAAGGGYAQVLPMDKINLHFTGDFHAITEANNMISALLDNYRFQHEAEGFKLKKILWRRVMDVNDRGLRRIITGIGDKNGIETESGFDITPASEIMAIMCFATSIDDLRRRIDNILLGITEDDKPFTVKDMGVGGSIVALLLDALKPNLVQTTEGTPAFVHCGPFANIAHGCNSVMATAAALEYGDYAITEAGFGADLGAEKFYDIKCRKTGLQPDLTVLVVTLQALKMHGGVAQEDIKKPNIAGMEAGYWNLDKHVKNLQSFGQTVVIAFNKFATDTDEEIEVLRKHCEEMGCGFAVNSAFAEGGNGAIELANLVVKTIDERPSAPLYFAYDDNDSVEEKIEKVAFNLYGAGSVTLSDSAKAMIEEIKKLGAEKFPICIAKTQYSFSTDAKAYGPTEGFELHVRDITVNMGAEMIVVIAGPIMRMPGLPKSPQAERIDVVNGEITGLS; translated from the coding sequence ATGTTGACAGATATTGAAATAGCTAAATCAGTAAAAATGCGCCCTATCAATGAAGTGGCAGCAGAACTTGGAATCCATGAAGACCAAGTGGAAAACTACGGCCGTTACATCGCTAAGATTACTACGGACAAGATTGACACCAACAAGTTTAAGAATCACCATCTCATCCTTGTTACAGCTATCAGCCCTACAAAGGCTGGTAATGGTAAGACTACGGTATCTGTAGGTCTCGCATTGGGCATGCAGAAGATTGGCAAGAAGGCTGTAGTAGCACTTCGCGAACCATCTCTGGGTCCTTGCTTTGGCATGAAGGGTGGCGCAGCAGGTGGCGGTTACGCCCAGGTTTTGCCTATGGATAAGATTAATCTCCATTTCACTGGCGATTTCCATGCCATCACAGAGGCCAACAACATGATTTCTGCCCTTCTGGACAATTACCGTTTCCAGCACGAAGCAGAGGGTTTCAAACTCAAGAAGATTCTTTGGCGTCGCGTCATGGATGTGAACGATAGAGGCTTGCGCCGCATCATCACCGGTATAGGAGATAAGAACGGCATCGAGACAGAGTCTGGTTTCGATATTACGCCAGCTTCTGAGATTATGGCTATCATGTGTTTCGCAACAAGCATCGATGATCTTCGTCGCCGTATCGATAATATCCTCCTGGGCATCACCGAGGACGACAAGCCATTTACCGTAAAGGATATGGGTGTAGGTGGCAGTATCGTAGCTCTCCTTCTCGATGCTTTGAAGCCAAATCTGGTTCAGACAACAGAGGGTACACCAGCATTTGTTCATTGCGGTCCTTTTGCCAACATTGCTCATGGCTGCAATTCCGTCATGGCTACAGCTGCTGCTCTTGAGTATGGCGACTATGCTATTACAGAGGCAGGATTCGGTGCAGATCTCGGTGCAGAGAAGTTCTATGACATCAAATGCCGCAAGACAGGTTTGCAACCAGACCTCACTGTTCTCGTTGTTACTCTCCAGGCGTTGAAGATGCATGGTGGTGTAGCTCAGGAAGATATCAAGAAGCCAAACATCGCAGGTATGGAAGCCGGTTACTGGAACCTCGACAAGCACGTAAAGAACCTGCAGAGCTTTGGTCAGACTGTAGTGATTGCATTCAACAAGTTTGCAACCGATACAGATGAAGAAATTGAAGTATTGCGCAAGCATTGCGAGGAGATGGGTTGCGGTTTCGCCGTAAACAGCGCCTTTGCCGAAGGCGGAAATGGTGCCATTGAACTTGCCAACCTCGTAGTGAAGACCATCGATGAGCGTCCATCAGCCCCTCTCTATTTTGCTTACGATGATAACGATAGCGTTGAGGAGAAGATAGAAAAGGTTGCATTCAATCTTTACGGAGCAGGCAGCGTGACATTGAGCGATTCTGCCAAGGCGATGATTGAAGAGATCAAGAAGCTGGGTGCTGAAAAGTTCCCTATCTGTATTGCCAAGACTCAGTACAGTTTCTCTACCGATGCCAAGGCATACGGTCCTACAGAAGGTTTCGAACTCCACGTTCGCGACATCACCGTAAATATGGGTGCCGAGATGATTGTAGTCATCGCTGGTCCTATCATGCGTATGCCGGGCTTACCAAAGAGCCCACAGGCTGAGCGCATTGATGTAGTAAACGGTGAGATTACTGGTCTTTCTTAA
- the pflB gene encoding formate C-acetyltransferase translates to MKTEWRGFKGNMWQSEVNLRDFIQNNYTCYDGDESFLAEPTQATNTLWGMLKELQKEERAKGGVLDMETEIVSGLTAYGAAYIGEGTKDLEKVVGLQTDKPLKRAFMPYGGIKMAEQACTTYGYQPSEKLHEIFHKYCKTHNDGVFDAYTPEMKLVRHNHILTGLPDTYGRGRIVGDYRRVALYGIDFLIEEKKNDLANMGDREMIDDVIRLREEVAMQIKALKGLKEMAQLYGYDISQPAKNAREAVQWLYFGYLGAVKTQNGAAMSVGRISTFLDIYIQRDLNEGTLTEDEAQELIDHLVMKFRMVKFARIPSYNELFTGDPVWATLEVGGMGQDGRSMVTKNDFRFLHTLENMGPSPEPNLTVLYSSRLPKAFKHYASLISVKTSSIQYENDDVMRPVWGDDYSICCCVSATQTGKEMQFFGARANLAKCLTYAVSGGVDSKTREQCGPKYRAVEGDVLTYEEFMPRFMDMMDWLAGVYVKTLNLIHYMHDKYFYEAAELALIDTDVRRTFATGIAGFSHVVDSISAIKYAKVNIVRDETGFPLSFKTEGDFPRYGNDDERADEIAVWLLKTFMNMIKKHHTYRNSEPTTSILTITSNVVYGKYTSNMPDGRPAGAPLAPGANPSYGAEKNGLLASLNSVAKLPYEYALDGISNTQTISPGALGHNDEERAQTLVGVLDGYFNQGSHHLNVNVFGIDKLKDAMEHPEKEEYQNFTIRVSGYAVKFIDLTREQQLDVIARQAHERL, encoded by the coding sequence ATGAAAACAGAATGGAGAGGTTTCAAAGGAAACATGTGGCAGAGTGAAGTGAATCTTCGTGATTTCATTCAGAACAACTACACTTGTTATGACGGCGATGAGTCGTTCCTTGCAGAACCAACTCAGGCAACTAACACCCTTTGGGGTATGTTGAAGGAACTCCAGAAGGAGGAGCGCGCCAAGGGTGGTGTGCTTGATATGGAAACAGAAATCGTTTCAGGATTGACAGCTTACGGTGCTGCCTATATTGGTGAGGGTACCAAGGATTTGGAGAAAGTGGTAGGTCTTCAGACTGATAAACCTCTGAAGCGTGCCTTCATGCCATACGGTGGTATCAAGATGGCGGAGCAGGCTTGTACAACATATGGCTATCAGCCATCTGAGAAGCTCCACGAAATCTTCCACAAGTATTGCAAAACTCATAATGATGGCGTATTCGATGCTTATACTCCAGAGATGAAGCTCGTTCGCCATAACCACATTCTTACCGGTCTTCCTGATACTTACGGTCGTGGACGTATCGTAGGTGACTATCGTCGTGTAGCCCTTTATGGTATCGACTTCCTCATCGAGGAGAAGAAGAACGACCTCGCTAACATGGGCGACCGTGAGATGATCGACGACGTTATCCGTCTTCGTGAAGAGGTTGCTATGCAGATCAAGGCGCTCAAGGGCTTGAAGGAGATGGCTCAGTTGTATGGCTACGATATCAGCCAGCCAGCTAAGAACGCTCGCGAGGCTGTTCAGTGGTTGTACTTCGGTTACCTCGGAGCTGTGAAGACTCAGAATGGTGCTGCGATGTCTGTAGGCCGTATCTCTACATTCCTCGATATCTATATCCAGCGCGACTTGAACGAGGGTACTCTTACCGAGGATGAGGCTCAGGAGCTCATCGACCACTTGGTCATGAAGTTCCGTATGGTTAAGTTCGCCCGTATCCCTTCTTACAACGAGCTCTTCACCGGCGACCCAGTTTGGGCTACTCTCGAAGTAGGTGGTATGGGTCAGGATGGCCGCTCAATGGTTACCAAGAACGACTTCCGTTTCCTCCACACATTGGAGAACATGGGTCCTTCACCAGAGCCAAACCTCACTGTACTCTATAGCTCTCGCTTGCCAAAGGCATTCAAGCACTACGCTTCTTTGATTTCTGTAAAGACAAGCTCTATCCAGTATGAGAACGATGACGTAATGCGCCCAGTTTGGGGTGACGACTATAGCATCTGCTGCTGTGTATCTGCTACACAGACAGGTAAGGAGATGCAGTTCTTCGGTGCACGTGCCAACTTGGCTAAGTGCTTGACCTACGCTGTTTCTGGCGGTGTTGATTCAAAGACACGCGAGCAGTGCGGTCCTAAGTATCGCGCCGTTGAGGGTGATGTATTGACATACGAGGAGTTCATGCCACGTTTCATGGATATGATGGACTGGTTGGCTGGCGTTTATGTGAAGACATTGAACCTCATCCACTACATGCACGATAAGTACTTCTACGAGGCAGCAGAGTTGGCGCTCATCGATACAGATGTTCGTCGTACTTTCGCTACAGGTATCGCTGGTTTCAGCCACGTAGTTGACTCTATCTCAGCTATCAAGTATGCCAAGGTAAACATCGTCCGTGATGAGACCGGTTTCCCTCTCAGCTTCAAGACCGAGGGCGACTTCCCACGTTACGGTAACGATGATGAGCGTGCTGATGAAATTGCAGTATGGTTGCTCAAGACCTTCATGAACATGATCAAGAAGCACCACACATACCGCAATTCAGAGCCTACTACATCTATCCTGACTATCACATCAAATGTAGTATACGGTAAGTACACCAGCAACATGCCTGATGGTCGTCCAGCCGGTGCTCCATTGGCTCCAGGTGCTAACCCATCTTACGGTGCAGAGAAGAACGGTCTTTTGGCTTCATTGAACTCAGTAGCTAAGTTGCCATACGAGTATGCTCTCGATGGTATCTCTAATACTCAGACCATCAGTCCAGGTGCTCTCGGACATAACGATGAGGAGCGTGCCCAGACATTGGTAGGTGTATTGGATGGTTACTTCAACCAGGGTTCTCACCACCTGAATGTGAACGTATTCGGTATCGACAAGCTCAAGGATGCGATGGAGCATCCTGAGAAGGAAGAGTACCAGAACTTCACCATCCGTGTGAGTGGTTACGCTGTTAAGTTCATCGACTTGACACGTGAGCAGCAGCTCGACGTAATCGCTCGTCAGGCTCACGAGAGACTCTAA